From a region of the Malania oleifera isolate guangnan ecotype guangnan chromosome 12, ASM2987363v1, whole genome shotgun sequence genome:
- the LOC131144855 gene encoding uncharacterized protein LOC131144855 isoform X2 has translation MEGDKLLSETQAEEDELLDSRVSTSPFGHETIDRNSNSHTDCGIQNKHSQSSDSLAIVGSVYREMTRPGDGNAESPQGSNVGNNMETGSNARYPKRGKYFYYETPVAEETGVWIPVSVPPMLEDEHDEWMRGLCLNAGYFPEGDMSWEDKELTLWDVVVEMLFVARGKVSALASGDINRYQISWLSGHLLEQTWKEMAQTLTEANYGNAKEILEADPPKWLADSAASACMLCNVRFHPIMCSRHHCRFCGGIFCSECSKGRSLLPEKFRVSDPQRVCDVCCVRIESVQPYLMDQVSCAAQLPTHDLTDLSTLRSWVNFPWGQSMEHEIYKATNTIRSYIKIGSLKPEKLIPDLVLRQAKGLAILTVVKVGMMVTYNIGTGLVVARREDGTWSPPSAISSFGVGWGAQVGGELTDFIIVLGTKDAVSTFSGNMHLAVGAGLSAAVGIIGRTVEADVRAGDGGYGACYTYSCSKGAFVGCSLGGSIVTTRMQENSRFYGSQSIRSSDILLGSLPRPPAAAVLYHALKELYQKLKR, from the exons ATGGAAGGCGATAAGCTCTTGTCCGAGACTCAAGCCGAAGAAGACGAGCTTTTGGACTCCAGGGTTTCCACTTCCCCGTTTGGCCATGAAACTATCGACAGGAATTCCAATTCTCATACg GACTGTGGGATACAGAACAAACACAGCCAGAGCAGTGATTCGCTGGCCATTGTTGGCTCGGTATACCGAGAAATGACTAGACCTGGAGATGGTAATGCTGAATCACCTCAAGGCTCCAATGTGGGCAACAATATGGAGACAGGCTCAAATGCCAGGTATCCCAAGCGAGGTAAATATTTCTATTATGAAACCCCAGTTGCTGAAGAAACCGGTGTCTGGATACCTGTCTCAGTTCCCCCCATGTTGGAAGATGAACATGACGAGTGGATGAGGGGTTTGTGCTTGAATGCGGGCTATTTTCCGGAAGGAGATATGAGTTGGGAGGATAAGGAGCTTACCCTGTGGGATGTTGTAGTTGAAATGTTATTTGTGGCCCGAGGAAAAGTTAGTGCTTTGGCATCGGGTGATATTAATCGATATCAAATTTCATGGCTGTCCGGCCATCTGCTTGAGCAAACCTGGAAAGAGATGGCTCAAACACTCACAGAGGCCAACTATGGCAATGCAAAGGAAATTCTTGAAGCTGACCCACCTAAATGGTTGGCTGACAGTGCTGCTTCTGCCTGTATGCTGTGCAATGTGCGCTTTCACCCAATCATGTGTTCCAGGCATCATTGTCGGTTTTGTGGTGGAATATTTTGTAGTGAGTGCTCCAAAGGAAGAAGCTTGTTGCCTGAAAAGTTTCGTGTGTCTGATCCACAACGGGTTTGTGATGTATGCTGTGTTCGAATTGAGTCTGTTCAGCCATACTTGATGGACCAAGTTAGTTGTGCTGCTCAGTTGCCAACCCATGATCTGACAGACCTCAGCACTTTGAGATCCTGGGTGAACTTTCCATGGGGACAGTCCATGGAGCATGAGATTTACAAGGCCACAAACACAATCCGGAGTTATATTAAG ATAGGCTCTTTAAAACCGGAGAAGTTAATTCCAGATCTTGTTCTACGACAAGCGAAAGGCCTTGCAATACTCACCGTGGTGAAAGTTGGCATGATGGTTACCTACAACATTGGAACGGGACTTGTGGTTGCTCGCAGAGAAGATGGCACTTGGTCTCCTCCTTCTGCCATTTCTTCTTTTGGTGTGGGCTGGGGAGCTCAG GTTGGAGGGGAGTTGACAGACTTCATCATTGTGTTGGGAACAAAGGATGCTGTTAGTACATTTAGTGGTAACATGCATCTTGCAGTTGGAGCTGGTTTAAGTGCAGCTGTTGGCATAATTGGACGGACAGTTGAAGCTGATGTACGAGCTGGTGATGGTGGTTATGGGGCTTGTTATACATACAGCTGCAGTAAAG GTGCATTTGTTGGATGTTCTCTTGGGGGGAGTATTGTCACCACCCGGATGCAGGAAAATTCACGATTTTATGGTAGCCAGTCAATCAGGTCATCAGATATTCTTCTTGGCTCACTGCCACGGCCGCCTGCAGCTGCTGTTCTCTATCATGCACTGAAAGAGTTATATCAGAAGCTTAAGCGGTGA
- the LOC131144855 gene encoding uncharacterized protein LOC131144855 isoform X1: MEGDKLLSETQAEEDELLDSRVSTSPFGHETIDRNSNSHTDCGIQNKHSQSSDSLAIVGSVYREMTRPGDGNAESPQGSNVGNNMETGSNARYPKRGKYFYYETPVAEETGVWIPVSVPPMLEDEHDEWMRGLCLNAGYFPEGDMSWEDKELTLWDVVVEMLFVARGKVSALASGDINRYQISWLSGHLLEQTWKEMAQTLTEANYGNAKEILEADPPKWLADSAASACMLCNVRFHPIMCSRHHCRFCGGIFCSECSKGRSLLPEKFRVSDPQRVCDVCCVRIESVQPYLMDQVSCAAQLPTHDLTDLSTLRSWVNFPWGQSMEHEIYKATNTIRSYIKQIGSLKPEKLIPDLVLRQAKGLAILTVVKVGMMVTYNIGTGLVVARREDGTWSPPSAISSFGVGWGAQVGGELTDFIIVLGTKDAVSTFSGNMHLAVGAGLSAAVGIIGRTVEADVRAGDGGYGACYTYSCSKGAFVGCSLGGSIVTTRMQENSRFYGSQSIRSSDILLGSLPRPPAAAVLYHALKELYQKLKR; this comes from the exons ATGGAAGGCGATAAGCTCTTGTCCGAGACTCAAGCCGAAGAAGACGAGCTTTTGGACTCCAGGGTTTCCACTTCCCCGTTTGGCCATGAAACTATCGACAGGAATTCCAATTCTCATACg GACTGTGGGATACAGAACAAACACAGCCAGAGCAGTGATTCGCTGGCCATTGTTGGCTCGGTATACCGAGAAATGACTAGACCTGGAGATGGTAATGCTGAATCACCTCAAGGCTCCAATGTGGGCAACAATATGGAGACAGGCTCAAATGCCAGGTATCCCAAGCGAGGTAAATATTTCTATTATGAAACCCCAGTTGCTGAAGAAACCGGTGTCTGGATACCTGTCTCAGTTCCCCCCATGTTGGAAGATGAACATGACGAGTGGATGAGGGGTTTGTGCTTGAATGCGGGCTATTTTCCGGAAGGAGATATGAGTTGGGAGGATAAGGAGCTTACCCTGTGGGATGTTGTAGTTGAAATGTTATTTGTGGCCCGAGGAAAAGTTAGTGCTTTGGCATCGGGTGATATTAATCGATATCAAATTTCATGGCTGTCCGGCCATCTGCTTGAGCAAACCTGGAAAGAGATGGCTCAAACACTCACAGAGGCCAACTATGGCAATGCAAAGGAAATTCTTGAAGCTGACCCACCTAAATGGTTGGCTGACAGTGCTGCTTCTGCCTGTATGCTGTGCAATGTGCGCTTTCACCCAATCATGTGTTCCAGGCATCATTGTCGGTTTTGTGGTGGAATATTTTGTAGTGAGTGCTCCAAAGGAAGAAGCTTGTTGCCTGAAAAGTTTCGTGTGTCTGATCCACAACGGGTTTGTGATGTATGCTGTGTTCGAATTGAGTCTGTTCAGCCATACTTGATGGACCAAGTTAGTTGTGCTGCTCAGTTGCCAACCCATGATCTGACAGACCTCAGCACTTTGAGATCCTGGGTGAACTTTCCATGGGGACAGTCCATGGAGCATGAGATTTACAAGGCCACAAACACAATCCGGAGTTATATTAAG CAGATAGGCTCTTTAAAACCGGAGAAGTTAATTCCAGATCTTGTTCTACGACAAGCGAAAGGCCTTGCAATACTCACCGTGGTGAAAGTTGGCATGATGGTTACCTACAACATTGGAACGGGACTTGTGGTTGCTCGCAGAGAAGATGGCACTTGGTCTCCTCCTTCTGCCATTTCTTCTTTTGGTGTGGGCTGGGGAGCTCAG GTTGGAGGGGAGTTGACAGACTTCATCATTGTGTTGGGAACAAAGGATGCTGTTAGTACATTTAGTGGTAACATGCATCTTGCAGTTGGAGCTGGTTTAAGTGCAGCTGTTGGCATAATTGGACGGACAGTTGAAGCTGATGTACGAGCTGGTGATGGTGGTTATGGGGCTTGTTATACATACAGCTGCAGTAAAG GTGCATTTGTTGGATGTTCTCTTGGGGGGAGTATTGTCACCACCCGGATGCAGGAAAATTCACGATTTTATGGTAGCCAGTCAATCAGGTCATCAGATATTCTTCTTGGCTCACTGCCACGGCCGCCTGCAGCTGCTGTTCTCTATCATGCACTGAAAGAGTTATATCAGAAGCTTAAGCGGTGA